The Candidatus Zymogenus saltonus genomic interval CCAAGCATTCCGAATAAGTGGATAAGTCTAATATCTGATAAGGTAGGTCTCTAAAAAATATGTCGGCACTAAGGGAAGTGCTTAAAAAGCTAAACAGATTTTATAAAGGGGATCGTTATGTCAATTGAAATATCGTGTTGTAATTGTGAAGCTTGTGAAGCTTCTGAAGCCGAGCTTTTTGAAAGACTGGATGAAGTATTAAAGGACTACGCCAATAAGCCCGGAGGTCTTATTCCAGTGCTTCAGATTGCGCAAGGAATCTTCGGCTACCTGCCGGAAAGTGTCCTTAAGCGGATTTGTCTGGCTCTTAACAAGTCTTACAGCGAAGTTGCAGGAGTGGTAGGGTTTTATTCCTTTTTTTCCACCGTGCCCCGAGGCAAACATGTAGTTCGGATATGTATGGGAACCGCCTGTTACGTGCGTGGGAGTAAAAAAATACTCGATACCCTGAAAAACACTTTAGGCATAGACGTTGGAGAGACGACGGAAGACAAGCTGTTTTCGCTTGAGGTTGCTCGTTGCTTTGGTGCATGCGGTTTGGCCCCCGTGATATCCATAGATGATGAGATATACAAGCAGGTAAAGGC includes:
- a CDS encoding NAD(P)H-dependent oxidoreductase subunit E; translated protein: MSIEISCCNCEACEASEAELFERLDEVLKDYANKPGGLIPVLQIAQGIFGYLPESVLKRICLALNKSYSEVAGVVGFYSFFSTVPRGKHVVRICMGTACYVRGSKKILDTLKNTLGIDVGETTEDKLFSLEVARCFGACGLAPVISIDDEIYKQVKALTVNNILKQYS